In a genomic window of Punica granatum isolate Tunisia-2019 chromosome 6, ASM765513v2, whole genome shotgun sequence:
- the LOC116210808 gene encoding MLP-like protein 423: protein MAQLRRLHLQTEIKCSPDKLFDVYKNKISLLANISPDKLRSIEVLEGDGKTVGSIRLWTYVLGDSVVAKDRIDAIDEENKSITFDIIGGEVTKYFKSYKATIQLFKEGNKNMVKWSVEYEKMNDQVPDPTAQVEFLVGMAREVDAYLVIN from the exons ATGGCTCAACTTCGTCGGCTTCACCTGCAAACGGAGATCAAATGTTCGCCGGACAAGTTATTTGATGTCTACAAGAATAAGATCAGCCTCCTGGCCAATATCAGCCCCGACAAGCTACGAAGCATTGAAGTTCTTGAAGGCGACGGGAAGACTGTGGGTTCGATTAGGCTCTGGACGTACGTCCTCG GTGATTCTGTTGTGGCCAAGGACCGGATAGACGCGATAGATGAAGAGAACAAGTCAATCACATTCGACATCATAGGAGGAGAGGTCACCAAGTACTTCAAGAGCTACAAGGCCACAATCCAACTCTTCAAGGAGGGGAACAAGAACATGGTGAAGTGGAGCGTTGAGTACGAGAAGATGAACGACCAAGTCCCCGATCCCACTGCTCAGGTTGAGTTCCTTGTCGGCATGGCAAGAGAGGTTGATGCCTACCTGGTCATCAACTAA